In the genome of Crassostrea angulata isolate pt1a10 chromosome 6, ASM2561291v2, whole genome shotgun sequence, the window attttgaaaatttatcagattagttgatatttttatttttcagtatcTTGTCCGTTCTTGTGCAGTgagcattttacacgccttatccacccatctaatatcttttttatatcatttttaatcatTGCTCAGTGAGgatgagaaaaaataaatagttcTCAAATCTTCATTATTTCACAGAATCTGTGAAACAATGAAGATAATATTtaacatgggttttttttcacacgcagagagagagagagagaatatcgaacccgatatttaatatgaaatattttttatttttctttaaatgccaatttattattcatgtaaaaattGTACAGTTATACATATGAGAAATACGAGCAAAACAATACTGAAAGAATTGAACAGAATTCCctctaatatatttttttactttattattaaATTCGATATCTGAATAGGATTCGTTCTTGTTTTTAGGGTAACCATTTTAGCAATTTTCTGTTGGTTATTAAAAACTGTCTGATGACCACAAAAATCTGGACCATTGAAGTTGTTTTAGTCGATGTCGTAAGtgcattgttattttttgtaaataaggatttttattttgatttaaaaatcttataaacCTATTTTCATCAAGTCGGATCCAGACCTGCCATTGTGGGGTACTGCCTACAGAATGACACTGGTGGTTCGCCGACTGGTGGCCTCTATATTATAAACGTACCGACTTTTGATGTGTATACCCATATCATTTACAGAGGGGAAGGTGAATTGATatcattaaacatgttaaacaaacTCTAATACGAATTGAACGTTGAATAATATGATAGACGTGGCCAAGTGTGTTTACATTGAAGTCCTGGCAGGTTTTAGGCTAGCCTGTAAACTTTACACGGTTTAGCGCTATATAAAGCATAAGTATTTTGAAGATACACAGAATAGTTTAATTAAGTCATTCACAACCAAttttacaataaacatttataaaaaataagttgcatgtaGATGACAGATTTAACCAGGCTGGGACCAATCTCCgaaatgggatataatagcccatttgggatataatagcccaaatgggatataaatttaaaatgcaaaaaatagaaatttttgattttgaaattttttatataaatccgCATTAGAGTAGATGAAATATAACAACTTTTGGtaaacaactttttctgtaGCTGTACTATTACTGAGATTGATCCCTCAGTATATCCAAAACTTCTTGGGGATCAATCTTACAAACTATAGACATATAAAAAAACCTCTTTACCAAAAGTTGATGCATTTGATTCACATTAATGcagatttatatcaaaattttttattttttgcactttaaatttatatcccatttgggctattatatcccaaacgggctattatatcccatatgggagattggtcccaacctgttaaCAGGTAGGTCCAGCACAATCTCTTGATAGagctatatagcttgaaaaGGCTATACTGGcttgcgaccagttctcgccaagtaccatttctcgctAGTACATTGTGaagtcattttatcaacacataaaattttatatacgaaaaatgacatcacaatgtactggcgagaaatggtacttggcaagaactggtcgcacgccagtatagtATAAAATAGCTCGTAAAAATAGCTTGTTTTAGCTATTctgtcatacatttttcttaaatgtgcATTTTTTTCAGCATGTTACCAATATCGCACGTTTATGAGTGAAGTGATAGTTTTCAACTTAATtactttgaactgttctgtAAACAATGCATATAATATATTAAAGATTATACTCATCAATTTGTGTCTCTTTCAGAGACTTTGCACTTACTAAAGTTCTAAAAGTTTTGGGAAAATTGATTCGTGACCACACAGTTACttcttgaaatgaaatataaaggaggCCCTTTATggtaaacaagataattgatCGACAATAATTTAGCACAAAGTAAAGAAATCATACTTATACATGCCACAGTGCACACAAGGCGGTGGACCCAAAccatggaaatatttttttttgcttaaaaatgtacaaaagcaacagttttaaaactgattttaatTAGGGTTGCTTTTTGAATGGTCCAtggcacaggggccaagcccgctttaacattaatttcaatgtaaccataaatggttacattgaaattaatgttaaaacatgCTTGGCCCCTGTGGTCCATGGTATGAATATGagttgttattacatgtaacttgcaattttttgtgtatttctgaaaattaacatttttgtgaaaaactaCATTTTGATAGTTTTATCAAGCTATTTTGAATAGCTTTATTAAGTTATATTAATATAGCTTTTTCATAGGTAAATCAAGATATTGCTTGGACctgattgatatattttattatttactataAATGTCGAAATGTTACTGTACTAAATGTACTGTAGAAGGTAATCAAGGCGAAGATCATTTAGGGGGAGATATGTCTGGGTCTATATGTTCTGGACAAGTTCTCTTTCTCCctcaacaacccccccccccacctcctgATCCATCATTGTCTTACATTGAAAACTACTGTGATAAGTAATCAAGGTATCCCGACCATTTAAAAAGAGAGATAAATCTCAACATCACATGTTGCTAAATTTTGTGCTCTTCAAGAATGCCTTCTTtcagaaaatcattataatgatCACCAAAGCAATATTATATTGGAGTACAAAGGGATAATGAGTCTTAATAACTGTTGTTTCTGTTTAGAAAGCTGTGAGATTGTTGACTTAGATGCGTGAGCGGATGACATCATGTCCTCCACAGAGGTACACAGTAGTCAGATGCACACACAGACCAATATTACATCGATGCTCTCCAAAGAAGGCAAGTTGTTTACAATAACCATTAATAGACCACCAACATTAATAATGTCATGGAATGAACAGTTAAACAGAGAAAAAAACAAggggtaaaaatatatattgcttGCTTGCAAGGGTAACAATGAAGTTGTACCCCTCTAAAACCATTGTTCATCTCGGCTTAACCActtttaccaattatttttcCGGGTGACAACTTCTAATGCTATCAATGCTAGAATGATGTATTTATGTGATACCtgatacttttatttaattCTGGTTGCAAGATGCTAAATATCATCGAAATCGCAATGTTATCAATTCATTACACATTGATTCTAATTTTTGTTGCTGACTCAATCTTAATTTGGTCACCCTAGGTACTATTGTGTGGTTATTAAACTTATTCCTTAATGATACAtattaatgttcattttgatcaTTGGTTTAGTGAGTGTGGAAGAAGCCTCACCCAGCAAACAAAGGCGCCTCTCTACAGAAAAATATGGGCTTCCTGTGTGTAAAGATTGTGACAAGAtgtttaaggtacatgtattaacaattcTCTTTAAAGTAGATGTTGTTTTTTCTCGTAAGAATaagttaaataaatgtttaatagtGGAAAATTAGGATAAAATTTTGCAATTCTGTGAACATTTCAAATGAACAATAATTTCCACTaaaaatgtgaagaaaaaaGACATGATTTGTTGATTGCTTGGTTTGACAGAACAGTTCCCAGCTGGGTCAGCATATGCTGGTACACAGTAACGTCCGTAAACACAAGTGTAGTTACTGTGACAAGACCTTCAAACAGCTGAGTCATCTACAGCAGCATGTCAGGATGCACACTGGTACGTCCGTCCGCTGAGCTTGTGTCCAACTAAAGATGAAATTTATGTCTCAAGATCATCTTCCAATATGTCCATTATttctgttattaatttttttttcaatgacggGAGCATATTGTAATGGccaaataataatgataatataattataaaaatatataaaattaatatatattagggatgtcaattttactCGGTTGGCTTAGTCGATTAATTGGAGCCTTTGGTCGAGCGTAGTCGAGTACTTGTTGATTAATCTGAAACAGTATCtccttttcaaatcaaatatttaagtcACATACCCTTTAACTTACCGGtaaatttattagttttaaagAATTATGATAATATGCACTAGATACATtagatttgaaattaaattattaagtaTGTTATCTAAATATCCATTTGCCAGCGTATtagcttttcttttttcttgtgATGCTTACACATAATTGAGCTCCATCTCATCTTGGGCAAATTAAATGTTACCTGTTTCATTTTAGTTATTGTCCTGTGGAAATcaacaattaaatttaattattattgaaaCAAATGCTTCGTGAGGATTACTGatatgattaaatttttgatgAATACAAACATCTAATTCAATAAATAACTGATTAGAAGAACCACAAATTGATCTCATGACAAGTACAAATTTGCTTAAGTTCTTCTATTCAAAACCAAAAAATTGATCTACAAAATCAAAAGAGATCAATTTTAGCTGcttaaaaatgtacatgtaccaggaAATGAGTGgaacatgataaaaaaatattgacaaaagaatactgttattttcatttgaaaattttctgagtttagaaaaaaaattgtttttaaccgggttttctaacggaaaaatccggttattaaaatggtgaaaatggcgggcgggcgggcggctgccaaaagggtaccctcattgtacggataactcctcctacagttttcaagataggaagttgttcttttgcagatcaattgtacatatatcagaggtgtgcatattgcaaggattttgatttccgataatttatcgaaaaaataccaggttttgaacttagtcattttttggcaaaattttgcatatagggtaccctcattgtacggataactcctcctacagttttcaagataggaagttgttcttttgcagatcaattgtacatatatcagacgtgtgcatattgcaaggattttgatttccgataatttatcgaaaaaataccaggttttgaacttagtcattttttggcaaaattttgcatatagggtaccctcattgtacggataactcctcctacagttttcaagataggaagttgttcttttgcagatcaattgtacatatatcagaggtgtgcatattgctaggattttgatttctgataatttatgaaaaaaataccagcttttgaacttagtcatttcttggcaaaatattgcatatagggtaccctcattgtacggataactcctcctacagtttttaagataggaagttgttcttttgcagatcaattgttcatatatcagaggtgtgcatattgctaggaatttgatttctgataatttatgaaaaaaataccagcttttgaacttagtcattttttggcaaaatgttgcatatagggtactccatttcactggatacgtgTTGAtaggattatggatacagttcacataaaagaaaacccggtttgctgtcacattgacagcttttctcttgttattttttttctcaatttataACGAGTAATTAACTTAAAAAATTCCTTTCAATTATCTGCGTGATCAAGCTTTGAATCTCTTCTATATATAGATAAACTAATATGTGTATTTCCAGAATGAATTTAtacgtaatttttcaaaacgtttTAATGTAAGTAACATACTGTTGTCCCTTCAAGTTCGACTGACTCACCCATCACTGATAATGGTCAAGATACTTCTGTACTGGCGTGTTCTTTGGACGTACAAAGCTTTGAAAGGGTGCTgttcaataaattaaaatgggaCAAATCCACTTTATAGCAGGTTAAACTTGGTATATTTGATGATTTCAGGAGAGAAACCCTATGCCTGTAAGTTGGAGGGGTGTGATAAAGCTTTCGCACAAATGGCCAACCTCCAGCACCACATGCGCATGCACAACAAAGATGGAACAAAACCACATGACCCAAGTGAGAAGCCGTATAAATGTGATGAGTGCTTCCAGGAGTTTCACACCCAAAGGGGAGTGAACTGTCACAAACAAAAGGTACCGGTTTTTGactttatataatataaagacTTTTTCTCAATTAATGAAAAACAAGTGttgacaaaattgttttttgattgcattttatCTGTGTAttcatgcatattttaaaacaccaacatgttttaaatttttcactGCTCTCAATGTCTGACTTTAGGCTCACACTGTTTATGTGTACGGATCCACAAAGGTAAAGAAGGCCCCCAAAAACCAAACACAGGCAAACCAGTTAAATGTTGTCACCTCCAGTACACCCCAGCAAGAGTACCCACAggactacacaactcaacagcCTAGAAAGGACCAGCATATCATGATGTCCAtgttcaaggggagtaac includes:
- the LOC128189610 gene encoding zinc finger protein 675-like translates to MSSTEVHSSQMHTQTNITSMLSKEVSVEEASPSKQRRLSTEKYGLPVCKDCDKMFKNSSQLGQHMLVHSNVRKHKCSYCDKTFKQLSHLQQHVRMHTGEKPYACKLEGCDKAFAQMANLQHHMRMHNKDGTKPHDPSEKPYKCDECFQEFHTQRGVNCHKQKAHTVYVYGSTKVKKAPKNQTQANQLNVVTSSTPQQEYPQDYTTQQPRKDQHIMMSMFKGSNSPPRNQEPRQDLPPLSLIMKSEPQQKVISHIVTSANLQLPNLPASDVYSAFHH